A portion of the Carya illinoinensis cultivar Pawnee chromosome 11, C.illinoinensisPawnee_v1, whole genome shotgun sequence genome contains these proteins:
- the LOC122281353 gene encoding DNA polymerase I A, chloroplastic/mitochondrial-like isoform X1 — MAMGLSPQPRPLNPRPSWASYSLFSPSSSISSSSSRSLLFSSKSLHINIGTDIRQGECTFYHDKNYNTRSICWRLRHIPPCYSTVKMVPCYMDRDNSTGSLLKKPIIDPQKVDKEGEHVLGNFSGPLSQEIGGSNPHRRDAFAMHGGSRVTLESWKRETEMMRITRKLELEALKRVSDPRHKTCSRANILSSSGGILINTPTDLAPSDSASDLASAEIESGGDGNIVVKDVNGLKLDQSRYLEEIKETNSGLIKPSTSKQAYCQPDLHERLGSIYDSVLIVDDATVAKEVVGMLTNKYRHLVHACDTEVAKIDVKQETPVDHGEIICFSIYSGPEVDFGNGKSFVWVDVLDGGGRDLLIAFAPFFEDPSIKKVWHNYSFDNHVIENYGLKLSGFHADTMHMARLWDSSRRTMGGYSLEALTGDKRVMSGAELCHEEELFGKVSMKTIFGRRKLKIDGSEGKMIILSPVEELQREERKPWICYSVLDAKSTLKLYESLKSHLSNMPWKLDGKPVSVKSMFDFYEEYWQPFGDLLVKMETEGMLVDRAYLAEVEKVAKAEQVIATNRFRNWATRYCADAKYMNVGSDTQLRQLLFGGIANRKDPDECLPNERIFKVPNVHQVIEDGEKTPPKFRNIRLHSIRDNPLPAEMFTASGWPSVSGDALKALAGKVSAEYDFMSDSFDLQLDDNVENTAENEVSEKQKSTGDVNKSAYGKAFLAFEKEEEGREACHAISALCEVCSIDSLISNFILPLQGINISGKNERIHCSLNINTETGRLSARRPSLQNQPALEKDRYKIRQAFIAAPGNSLIVADYGQLELRILAHLASCKSMLDAFRAGGDFHSRTAMNMYPYIREAIDKKQVLLEWHPQPGEDKPPVPLLKDAFASERRKAKMLNFSIAYGKTPVGLARDWKVSVKEAKKTVDLWYSNRKEVLAWQEERKQEARDKQFVCTLLGRARRFPSMAHATTYQKGHIERAAINTPVQGSAADVAMCAMLEITKNARLKELGWKLLLQVHDEVILEGPTETAEVAKAIVVECMSKPFNGKNILKVDLSVDAKCAQNWYSAK; from the exons ATGGCTATGGGGTTATCCCCCCAACCCCGTCCCCTGAACCCGAGACCGTCTTGGGCCTCTTATTCCTTATTTTCCCCGTCTTCTTCcatctcttcttcctcttctcggTCCCTCTTGTTCTCCTCTAAATCCCTGCACAT TAATATTGGTACTGATATCAGACAAGGAGAGTGCACATTCTACCATGACAAGAATTATAACACTAGATCTATTTGTTGGAGGCTCAGGCACATACCTCCTTGTTATTCCACAGTTAAGATGGTCCCTTGCTACATGGATCGAGATAATTCAACTGGAAGCCTCTTGAAAAAACCAATCATTGACCCCCAAAAGGTAGATAAAGAAGGGGAGCATGTTCTGGGAAATTTTAGTGGACCACTATCTCAGGAGATTGGGGGTAGTAATCCTCACAGACGTGATGCTTTTGCTATGCATGGTGGCTCAAGGGTCACTTTAGAGTCATGGAAACGAGAGACTGAAATGATGAGAATTACAAGGAAACTTGAGCTGGAGGCTTTGAAACGTGTTAGTGATCCACGACATAAAACTTGTAGTCGAGCAAACATATTGTCTTCAAGTGGTGGCATCCTTATTAATACTCCTACCGATCTTGCACCATCTGACTCAGCTTCTGACCTAGCTTCTGCTGAAATAGAGAGTGGAGGAGACGGAAATATAGTTGTGAAAGATGTTAATGGTCTCAAACTTGACCAGTCAAGGTACTTGgaggaaataaaagaaacaaattctGGATTAATCAAACCCTCCACTAGTAAACAGGCATATTGCCAGCCAGATCTTCATGAGAGACTAGGCAGCATCTATGACAGTGTTCTTATTGTTGATGATGCCACTGTAGCAAAGGAGGTTGTTGGGATGCTTACAAATAAGTACAggcatcttgtccatgcttgcGATACCGAG GTTGCAAAGATAGATGTGAAGCAAGAAACACCTGTTGATCACGGGGAGATTATATGCTTCAGTATATATTCTGGACCTGAAGTGGATTTTGGAAATGGGAAGTCTTTTGTTTGGGTTGATGTTCTTGATGGTGGTGGTAGGGATCTTTTGATTGCCTTTGCTCCTTTCTTTGAAGACCCATCCATCAAAAAg GTTTGGCACAACTATAGCTTTGATAACCACGTTATTGAAAACTATGGGCTTAAGCTTTCTGGTTTTCATGCTGACACAATGCATATGGCACGATTGTGGGATTCATCAAGAAGAACTATGGGCGGGTATTCTCTTGAAGCACTTACTGGTGACAAGAGGGTTATGTCTGGGGCTGAATTATGCCACGAAGAAGAGTTGTTTGGTAAAGTTTCTATGAAAACAATCTTTGGCAGGAGAAAGCTTAAAATAGATGGATCGGAAGGTAAAATGATCATCCTTTCCCCTGTTGAAGAGCTACAAAGAGAAGAGCGGAAACCATGGATTTGTTATTCTGTATTAGATGCAAAAAGCACACTAAAGCTTTATGAGAGCTTGAAAAGCCATCTATCAAATATGCCATGGAAACTTGATGGAAAACCAGTTTCTGTAAAATCCATGTTTGACTTCTATGAAGAATACTGGCAACCATTTGGTGACCTTTTGGTTAAAATGGAAACTGAGGGAATGCTGGTTGATCGAGCATATCTTGCTGAGGTGGAGAAGGTAGCCAAAGCAGAACAAGTGATTGCTACTAATAGATTTCGCAACTGGGCAACCAGATATTGCGCTGATGCCAAGTACATGAATGTGGGAAGTGATACACAACTACGCCAGCTACTTTTTGGTGGCATTGCAAACAG AAAGGATCCTGACGAGTGTCTACCAAATGAGAGGATCTTCAAAGTTCCTAATGTTCATCAAGTGATTGAAGATGGCGAGAAGACTCCCCCAAAATTTCGAAATATTAGGCTGCACAGCATCCGTGACAATCCACTACCAGCTGAGATGTTCACAGCAAGTGGTTGGCCATCAGTTAGTGGTGATGCTTTGAAGGCCCTGGCTGGAAAGGTTTCTGCAGAGTATGATTTTATGAGTGATTCTTTTGACTTGCAACTGGATGACAATGTAGAAAATACCGCTGAAAATGAAGtttcagaaaaacaaaaatcaactgGTGATGTCAACAAATCTGCTTATGGAAAAGCTTTTCTAGCTTTCGAAAAAGAAGAGGAGGGGAGGGAGGCTTGTCATGCCATTTCTGCATTATGTGAAGTTTGCTCCATTGACTCCTTGATATCCAACTTCATACTCCCCTTGCAG GGAATTAATATATCAGGCAAGAATGAGCGTATTCATTGTTCATTAAATATCAACACGGAAACTGGGCGCTTATCAGCTAGGAGGCCAAGTTTACAG AATCAGCCTGCTTTAGAGAAGGATCGGTATAAGATCCGTCAGGCATTCATTGCTGCACCGGGGAATTCCCTTATTGTTGCAGATTATGGACAA CTGGAACTTCGGATTCTTGCCCATCTTGCTAGTTGTAAAAGTATGCTAGATGCTTTCAGAGCCGGTGGAGATTTCCATTCAAGGACTGCAATGAATATGTACCCTTATATTCGTGAAGCAATTGACAAAAAGCAAGTGCTTCTTGAGTGGCACCCTCAACCTGGTGAAGATAAACCCCCAGTTCCACTATTAAAG GATGCCTTTGCTTCTGAAAGAAGGAAAGCTAAAATGCTCAACTTTTCTATTGCATATGGAAAAACTCCAGTGGGGCTTGCCCGAGATTGGAAG GTTTCTGTCAAGGAAGCAAAGAAAACGGTCGATCTATGGTACAGCAATAGAAAAGAAGTGCTTGCCTGGCAAGAAGAACGTAAACAAGAGGCCCGTGATAAACAGTTTGTATGCACATTGCTAGGACGTGCCCGCCGGTTCCCTTCAATGGCCCATGCTACCACCTATCAAAAAGGTCACATTGAGCGAGCTGCTATCAATACCCCAGTGCAG
- the LOC122281353 gene encoding DNA polymerase I B, chloroplastic/mitochondrial-like isoform X2, whose amino-acid sequence MAMGLSPQPRPLNPRPSWASYSLFSPSSSISSSSSRSLLFSSKSLHIQGECTFYHDKNYNTRSICWRLRHIPPCYSTVKMVPCYMDRDNSTGSLLKKPIIDPQKVDKEGEHVLGNFSGPLSQEIGGSNPHRRDAFAMHGGSRVTLESWKRETEMMRITRKLELEALKRVSDPRHKTCSRANILSSSGGILINTPTDLAPSDSASDLASAEIESGGDGNIVVKDVNGLKLDQSRYLEEIKETNSGLIKPSTSKQAYCQPDLHERLGSIYDSVLIVDDATVAKEVVGMLTNKYRHLVHACDTEVAKIDVKQETPVDHGEIICFSIYSGPEVDFGNGKSFVWVDVLDGGGRDLLIAFAPFFEDPSIKKVWHNYSFDNHVIENYGLKLSGFHADTMHMARLWDSSRRTMGGYSLEALTGDKRVMSGAELCHEEELFGKVSMKTIFGRRKLKIDGSEGKMIILSPVEELQREERKPWICYSVLDAKSTLKLYESLKSHLSNMPWKLDGKPVSVKSMFDFYEEYWQPFGDLLVKMETEGMLVDRAYLAEVEKVAKAEQVIATNRFRNWATRYCADAKYMNVGSDTQLRQLLFGGIANRKDPDECLPNERIFKVPNVHQVIEDGEKTPPKFRNIRLHSIRDNPLPAEMFTASGWPSVSGDALKALAGKVSAEYDFMSDSFDLQLDDNVENTAENEVSEKQKSTGDVNKSAYGKAFLAFEKEEEGREACHAISALCEVCSIDSLISNFILPLQGINISGKNERIHCSLNINTETGRLSARRPSLQNQPALEKDRYKIRQAFIAAPGNSLIVADYGQLELRILAHLASCKSMLDAFRAGGDFHSRTAMNMYPYIREAIDKKQVLLEWHPQPGEDKPPVPLLKDAFASERRKAKMLNFSIAYGKTPVGLARDWKVSVKEAKKTVDLWYSNRKEVLAWQEERKQEARDKQFVCTLLGRARRFPSMAHATTYQKGHIERAAINTPVQGSAADVAMCAMLEITKNARLKELGWKLLLQVHDEVILEGPTETAEVAKAIVVECMSKPFNGKNILKVDLSVDAKCAQNWYSAK is encoded by the exons ATGGCTATGGGGTTATCCCCCCAACCCCGTCCCCTGAACCCGAGACCGTCTTGGGCCTCTTATTCCTTATTTTCCCCGTCTTCTTCcatctcttcttcctcttctcggTCCCTCTTGTTCTCCTCTAAATCCCTGCACAT ACAAGGAGAGTGCACATTCTACCATGACAAGAATTATAACACTAGATCTATTTGTTGGAGGCTCAGGCACATACCTCCTTGTTATTCCACAGTTAAGATGGTCCCTTGCTACATGGATCGAGATAATTCAACTGGAAGCCTCTTGAAAAAACCAATCATTGACCCCCAAAAGGTAGATAAAGAAGGGGAGCATGTTCTGGGAAATTTTAGTGGACCACTATCTCAGGAGATTGGGGGTAGTAATCCTCACAGACGTGATGCTTTTGCTATGCATGGTGGCTCAAGGGTCACTTTAGAGTCATGGAAACGAGAGACTGAAATGATGAGAATTACAAGGAAACTTGAGCTGGAGGCTTTGAAACGTGTTAGTGATCCACGACATAAAACTTGTAGTCGAGCAAACATATTGTCTTCAAGTGGTGGCATCCTTATTAATACTCCTACCGATCTTGCACCATCTGACTCAGCTTCTGACCTAGCTTCTGCTGAAATAGAGAGTGGAGGAGACGGAAATATAGTTGTGAAAGATGTTAATGGTCTCAAACTTGACCAGTCAAGGTACTTGgaggaaataaaagaaacaaattctGGATTAATCAAACCCTCCACTAGTAAACAGGCATATTGCCAGCCAGATCTTCATGAGAGACTAGGCAGCATCTATGACAGTGTTCTTATTGTTGATGATGCCACTGTAGCAAAGGAGGTTGTTGGGATGCTTACAAATAAGTACAggcatcttgtccatgcttgcGATACCGAG GTTGCAAAGATAGATGTGAAGCAAGAAACACCTGTTGATCACGGGGAGATTATATGCTTCAGTATATATTCTGGACCTGAAGTGGATTTTGGAAATGGGAAGTCTTTTGTTTGGGTTGATGTTCTTGATGGTGGTGGTAGGGATCTTTTGATTGCCTTTGCTCCTTTCTTTGAAGACCCATCCATCAAAAAg GTTTGGCACAACTATAGCTTTGATAACCACGTTATTGAAAACTATGGGCTTAAGCTTTCTGGTTTTCATGCTGACACAATGCATATGGCACGATTGTGGGATTCATCAAGAAGAACTATGGGCGGGTATTCTCTTGAAGCACTTACTGGTGACAAGAGGGTTATGTCTGGGGCTGAATTATGCCACGAAGAAGAGTTGTTTGGTAAAGTTTCTATGAAAACAATCTTTGGCAGGAGAAAGCTTAAAATAGATGGATCGGAAGGTAAAATGATCATCCTTTCCCCTGTTGAAGAGCTACAAAGAGAAGAGCGGAAACCATGGATTTGTTATTCTGTATTAGATGCAAAAAGCACACTAAAGCTTTATGAGAGCTTGAAAAGCCATCTATCAAATATGCCATGGAAACTTGATGGAAAACCAGTTTCTGTAAAATCCATGTTTGACTTCTATGAAGAATACTGGCAACCATTTGGTGACCTTTTGGTTAAAATGGAAACTGAGGGAATGCTGGTTGATCGAGCATATCTTGCTGAGGTGGAGAAGGTAGCCAAAGCAGAACAAGTGATTGCTACTAATAGATTTCGCAACTGGGCAACCAGATATTGCGCTGATGCCAAGTACATGAATGTGGGAAGTGATACACAACTACGCCAGCTACTTTTTGGTGGCATTGCAAACAG AAAGGATCCTGACGAGTGTCTACCAAATGAGAGGATCTTCAAAGTTCCTAATGTTCATCAAGTGATTGAAGATGGCGAGAAGACTCCCCCAAAATTTCGAAATATTAGGCTGCACAGCATCCGTGACAATCCACTACCAGCTGAGATGTTCACAGCAAGTGGTTGGCCATCAGTTAGTGGTGATGCTTTGAAGGCCCTGGCTGGAAAGGTTTCTGCAGAGTATGATTTTATGAGTGATTCTTTTGACTTGCAACTGGATGACAATGTAGAAAATACCGCTGAAAATGAAGtttcagaaaaacaaaaatcaactgGTGATGTCAACAAATCTGCTTATGGAAAAGCTTTTCTAGCTTTCGAAAAAGAAGAGGAGGGGAGGGAGGCTTGTCATGCCATTTCTGCATTATGTGAAGTTTGCTCCATTGACTCCTTGATATCCAACTTCATACTCCCCTTGCAG GGAATTAATATATCAGGCAAGAATGAGCGTATTCATTGTTCATTAAATATCAACACGGAAACTGGGCGCTTATCAGCTAGGAGGCCAAGTTTACAG AATCAGCCTGCTTTAGAGAAGGATCGGTATAAGATCCGTCAGGCATTCATTGCTGCACCGGGGAATTCCCTTATTGTTGCAGATTATGGACAA CTGGAACTTCGGATTCTTGCCCATCTTGCTAGTTGTAAAAGTATGCTAGATGCTTTCAGAGCCGGTGGAGATTTCCATTCAAGGACTGCAATGAATATGTACCCTTATATTCGTGAAGCAATTGACAAAAAGCAAGTGCTTCTTGAGTGGCACCCTCAACCTGGTGAAGATAAACCCCCAGTTCCACTATTAAAG GATGCCTTTGCTTCTGAAAGAAGGAAAGCTAAAATGCTCAACTTTTCTATTGCATATGGAAAAACTCCAGTGGGGCTTGCCCGAGATTGGAAG GTTTCTGTCAAGGAAGCAAAGAAAACGGTCGATCTATGGTACAGCAATAGAAAAGAAGTGCTTGCCTGGCAAGAAGAACGTAAACAAGAGGCCCGTGATAAACAGTTTGTATGCACATTGCTAGGACGTGCCCGCCGGTTCCCTTCAATGGCCCATGCTACCACCTATCAAAAAGGTCACATTGAGCGAGCTGCTATCAATACCCCAGTGCAG